The nucleotide window TACAAGAGAACCGTGGAGAGTTCCAAGTTAAAGCAGGCGGGGTGGGAAGGCACTTCTAGAAGAAGGGTTAAGCTCTCCCGGACGCAGCACGCGGTCGGGTCGGGTCGCGTAGAGTCAGGAAGGAAGCTCAGAGCCCAGCCAGCGGGCGGCGGGGCTGGAGCGCgccggggaggcggggccggcggCGGAAGCGGCGCACTGGTCACGCGCGGCGACTGAGGCTCGGCGCCGTCCTACCCCGCCGCCATCCGCGCGCGCAGGTGGCTTCCACGCAAACCGCCGAGCGGCCGAGGTGGCTGCAAGCTCGAGGCGGGCCCCGGGTGGCGCCGCCGCCCGGCCGCCCCTGGCTCCCGGCCCCGCCTCCCGCGGACGCTGATCCCCTTGCTGTTTTCCCCGGGGGGCCCACAGCGAGTCCCTCGGTTTTACCCCTCGGCCCACCCCCTCGTCTCACGTGGCTCTGGGCCACTCCACGCTAGAACCCGCGCGGAACCTCACAGGGAGTGCCAGTGGCGGCGCCTGCCCCACACTGCGCTGTGCCTCCTGGACGAGCCTCTGCGGCCCTAAAAGTGCTAACGGTGGTGCGTGCGCCGGACGCAGGTGATGTGGCAGAGCGTTGGGGACTGCTCTGCCCCGCACAGGTCCACTCAGTTCCTCCGAGGGAGGCAGGTTTTGGGTCTCTAGCCGGAAGTAATACCAAAGGTGATGGAAGGGGTCGGCGAATTACGATCATCCTCTCAAACCACAAGTGTTTGGGGTCTTGCTCGGGGTCAAATTcttagaggaggaggaggaagaagagaatgacTTGCCCTTTCTACTAATAAGCCTGAGTGCTTGCCAAAAGCCTGATATTGCCGCTAATTTCAGCTTTTGCAACGAAGGTAGATTTTTCTAACACCATCTTTGTGTGATTTAGCTGTCCACAGGGAATCAAACTGTGGAATGAGAGGATGAAACTAATCCTTTCTTTTGCACTGTTAGGGGTTGCCATAaacaccatttgttaaaaagcaTAATTATGTTGGGAAAGTGCCTGATGAGACAATTAAGCTACATAAACACactgaaaacaaatgaaagcCAGAAGACGCCCACACCCCTTGTGTAAAGCAATTTTTTGTTTACATAAAAACGAAAGAGGTCTGAGCTGCTCTATTGCAAGTGTTATTAATGTCTACAGAATCCTAATGACcctattttttctgaattttcaatTGTGAGATGATGGTCACAATGTGAAAATTTGGAACTAACAGTGAAGCCCTGTTATCTCCTCTTCGGTTAAAATGATCAGGCCAACGAACAGCCCTAGTGAACAGAAGCCATTGGATTTATACACGGAGAGCACTTAATTACACCGCAGCATGTTAGCTTTAACTTAGGAGCTTAATGTGTGTCTCAGAGTTGTACACCATTCTCTGCAGTATCCCTCACAGGGAGGACTTTACCTGTCACAAAATGTTCCACAGTAAAATTTACTGAACTAGTTCATGAGGGCCACGTTCACTTTTAGCTCTATTTAAAAGAGGTGGAAATACGATGACCTGATCTTTAAaaaggggactttttttttttttttgcaatatttaGACAAGTTCATAATATCATTTGAAGTTTGGAAAGATAACTAGTTGAAAATACCATTCTGGGGTACTGAAGAacgtcaaagcaacctccaaaactTGTATGATGATTCCATTTTCAAAGAAATCAGTCACATTTTTGGCTGATTATTGAGTAACATATCGGAGTACTCCATGTCACCTTTCAGTTCAACTTACAAAGTCCTGTGAAAGATTTTAAACTGGTTTAGGGGCTATGGAGATCAAAGTACAAGAAGAGCTTAGTCAAATAGTTGTCATTTAAAACCTCCAAGTGAATCTCCTTTATTTGTTCATCCATGGCATGGCTGGTGGAGGTACCCTTTCTGTCAGAATAGTTTTTGTAAGAATCAGCATATTAAGTaatctcttgtttctcttttctgtatttcccCAATAATCTTATTTAGCAAAAGTATCATGCTTCTTCAAAAACAGGATTAAAATATAGAAGGCAGTATTTAAAAGAGAGTGACATAACTTTAATGAAAAAGTTTCCCATGACAGAATTCGGACTGAGTGCTTGATGGCTATTTTCTAGTGTGTTCCTGTCTTCACATATTCACATGTGCATGACCGAATGTGCATGGTTTTTTGGCTGAGTCAATGTGAGATATTATCCTTTAGGTGTTACCTACGAATGAAATAGTAAAGTATTCATGTTATGGCTACCTGGTTTCCAAACAGCtatgactttttaaatgtttaatgagtgtgaaaatataaataaactgtaGAAACCAAAATGAAGACTCGTTTTTCTCCTTTCCTAGAAGGAAATCACCATGTCTTCTTGCCGAGTGGGGCTCCGTTTGGCTGCCTGTTTATTAAACATTTCAGAAGCCAGAAAAAAGTACGTTGTTGAGAACATAGCAAAAGCTGCTCTTCTTGAAAGAAATGGTAGGAACAACAGGCAATAGATGTGAATATGTAGTGTTTTGAtaataagaataatttttttttattctgctgACAGTGTCTGTAGAACACACTTCTGCtttcttcctgaattttctccctTGTTTTTGGGCTATCATAGCTTGGCTCCAGGATGCTGAGATAGATCACTTACTCAGATGTGCACATACACTCTTCCAAATGCCTGCATACCATCCACAAGCATATTCACATTGGGGAGTGTGTCTGAAATGCACGTTGTTCAGGATATTGACAGACTCCTGAAGAGGATATATTTACATACAGGTTTAATGTTTCCCTCATGGGCCATGTGTATGCTCATTAATAGAATGAGCATAATTCATTATGCTTTTTATTCAGCaggttaaataaaaaataaacttgtcGAATACCAAGTACTTTTCAAAAGCACTCCTGCCAGCAAAGCCCAGGCTGTCATTACAGCATTAATATTTCTACTCCATTTTCTCCGTATAAAGACTCTTAGGCATTTAAGAGATGTGTAAGATCATTCAGCCATTCAGGTTCAGAAGACTGAAACTCAAGTCTTCTTTACCCCCTGGGCCAATATTTACTATTAGAGATGCTActtgttctcttttttcttaatctttgtTAAAATGTTCATGTGATGACATATAGTTctaaatattatttgtttttactttcacacatacacaaaacacaGTGTATTTACAGGTTTACCATCACTTAAATACAAAAGCTTTGTTATTAAATCAACAGCTTTTTGGCAACAGGTGAGTATTAGGGTCATAGCCCTGAAGCATTTGAAACAATCTATTTTAATTTCTGGTTGTCGTTTTTTATTTGGTTATTGCTTTTCATGAGAGAGAGGTGCTTTTCCTAGGCCTGTTTCTAACACTGAGCACATTTAAATTACCATTTAGCAACTTTGAGGGGCTAGGAATGTCTGTGAAAATTCCTGATAATTGCCGATAGGAAAACTCCTCTGGAGTCAGCATGCAGCTGTGCTTTTGCATTCTCTTTGTGGGAAGAGCCAGTTTGGGCCCCACATTGGTAGATAGTACATCTAATGGGATTGGGTGAATGTGCAGAGACACATTCTGTGATTAAGTGACTGGGCAGAGACATTTGTGGAAGTCACACACTGATGGACACCTGGGTCTCAACTCACAGTTTTTATCAGCTTATTAGTGGCAGCAGCTCAAATGGAATTATAGCTATTATACTCTATTACAAATACCAAACAATTTACTTCTGCTGAGATTCATACTGACAGCTCCTCCTGccagaagtaatttttttttctatatgcaTGCTTAAGAAATTGCAGGAGAGTGTTTcattctttcagcatttgaatcaATTGAATCATATGAAACTGAGAATAAAAGCTTTTCAGAAGAAGATTttggatgaaaaaaataaaattatctcttttcttctaaaagctaaagtatgttgaaaaaaaaacacataaaaaggagGTTGTATGATCTCGTTCCTGCTCTGTctttcatagtttttaaaaagcagggaaGGTAGCACTAGTTAAGAAAATGACCTGCTGTTTTACAGATAATTTAAAGGCATTTACTTTTAAGTGAGTGGAATCAAACTATATCAcctatattttttccaattaagcAATGTGAAAACATTGAAATGGTCTGAAAGGTCttatgtaaagaaagctgagttatAAATTTTAGACCTACACCAGGGTAGGTCTCTGTAGATGCTCATTTGGCTATGAGTGAGTGACATAAGTTTATCTTttcacattattaaaattaatagcaTAGGGCTGCTATAAGCTCTGTAGTTCTGTATGTAACTTATTTTCCCTCTCCTTGAAAAGATTAATTGTTAAGCTGCCAGGGGACAGGGCGACAAAGGTATAATGGCATAGCGAAAGGCTTAATTACCTCCTGAAAACTTTTGTCCTTCACTTTGAATTTGCTTTTGTAGGCATACGAGGAACTTTTAAGGAGCTTGAGCAAGGCTTGTAAACTTCAAAAATAACTACGGGGTTATGGGTGGCCACCATATAAGGGTATGGCAGCTTTCTCCTCCAGGTTACACGTTTCAGTGAGTCACACGTGGCTGAAGGCTGGAAGTTGTTAACATCTGAAGGCTGTTGGTGGCCTTTGAAAAGGAGATGCTGGAGTCAGAACAGTTTCTAATAGGCAGGTGCGTGTATCCCAGGAACCTCTGCTCTGGGCACTAATTGGCCTATCCTAGTTTTTCCAGATGTTATTTTTTgatctggtttgatctctgggtttggaaggaAAAATTGACAAGGCGCAGAAGATGAGATTGAAAGGGAACAGAATTTAGTGTGATACGATTTGGTAATAGAAGAGGCTATCGTCTTGGACTGAGTTAAGAGAACTTTGACAAATTCAGAAGCAAGTGCAAGAGAAGGTCTCTGATAGACACCAAAGCCTAGTATCTGAGCTGAGCCATCCGATTGTAAAGGAAGACAATGTAGGAAGTGGACATTACTGTCTATGAATTTCCTGACTAGTCAGTGTCACTTCAGAGGTCACCCCTTCCCCCAAATTTTTCTGTTAAGCTAAATTTTGTtgtatcaagaaaaataaagtattaagATTTCACCAGAGGAAAAAGATTCTttcatttatgtgtttttttttttttataggacaGAGACATCCTGAAGTATCAGTGCTCAATATATTTTCTGATCCAGAGTACAATAGATCAGTCATTACAATAGCAGCTTCTATTGATGAGCTAGGTaagatttcagtttctttttctatatatgtCTTTTGGTGAAGGGTGGGCTTCCAGTAGACCCAAATGCTCCTTAATCATTGATTTCCTGTGTTAATCTGAATACTGTTTGCCATACATAAGAAGTCTACCTCAAAATTGCATTTCTTCGTTTTTCTGAACAGGTACATCTTTGAGATATGCATTTCCTACTTCCTCTTCATTAAAATGAATCTTGGGGTCCAGTATTTAATaacattctttccttgaagatgaTCACATATTTTTTGTGGTTAAGAAAAATATCTTCAGATTTTAACCTGTTAAGTCGTAGTGTTGAATTTGATTTCACTGATAAGTTGACTTGAAATTAAACATGCTAAGCAGTTGTGTTTTGAGTCAGGAGCCTGAAATCTTGAGATGGTCCCTTGGGTGAAATGAAATGGGTTTCATGTGTCCTGCTGTTAAGATTTAGTGGGACAGCTTGAATTTGAAGGATCATACTTGattaaacaaaaatatgtattatctTTAGCATTGCTTGGtaaagaatttaaattattttcagataaaCTTGGTTTCAGCTgagaagattgtcttttctcaaaAGGTATGTTTGTTTGGAAAGCAAAGAGCTGATGGATGATTCTCAGCAAATGCAGGACCAGTTAtggtcatgctgctgctaagtcacttcagttgtgtccaactctgtgtgaccccgcagatggcagcccaccaggctcccctgtccctgggattctccaggcaagaacactggagtgggttgccatttcctcctccagtgcatgaaagtgaaaagtgaaagtgaagtcgctcagtcatgttcgactcttagcaaccccatggactgcagcgcaccaggctcctccatccatgggattttccaggcaagagtactggagtggggtgccattgccttctctgaaaatggtCGTACTGCACTGCTAATGAAAACTCAAGAGTAATAACACTCTgaggtgtgtatatgtatttagaTAGAATAATTAATGAACCTGgagaagcaacccactccaacattcatgccaggataattccatggacagaagagcctggcaggctacagtccatggcattgcaaagagttggacaagattcaAACGacttaatacacacacaaaatttaatgaaaatctaGTTATAAGAGCAAAACTAAAATACTTATGGTAtacttttaaattgtatttttgtctttgttgtttagtcactaagtcatgtccagcctgtctctcactatctcctggagtttgcccaagttcatgttcattgaattggtgatgctatgctatgtttgtctattttaatataaattcataaaatattctGAAGATAACAAAGAATTTCATCAGATTAATTTGATAAGGTTGAAACAATTGAAAGTAACCAATtgtaaaaaaagatacaaagtttTTTAAGGCCAAtaaattttgctttcttcttccaGTTTGGGAAGTAAAGAGTTAGAAGAAATGTGAAACTTTATGACACTtgggaggctgggagaggggaaATGTTGGatcttacatttttctttaatttggatGAAAAAACAATCTTCTGTACATTttatgaaaggaaaacaaaaggacaGTAATAATTACAGCTGCTTCTTTAAATGCAATTGAGagtttaatgattttattttattttattttattttaattttacatttttaaggcAATTCCGTTCTGGCTGCCTGCTTGGAAGCCTTCCAGTCTATCGATATGGAGATTCAGGAGGGGATCCATCCTTGCCTGGGAGCAGTGGACCTGATTCCCATTTACCCTCTTTCTGGTGTCGGAGTGGAAGAGTGTGGAGCTGTGGCCAGAAGTAAGAGAAAGTTTGGGGAAGTGTGTTATTCCTTAATGGAAACCATTTTTACAAATCAGAACAGCTTGTGACAATATAATCACTCCTCAGTTCCCTGGGAAAAATCGACCTTGAAAAATTGTGTCAACAATAAGCTTTCATGGGTTGCAGTGGCACACATGGTGTCTTTGTGACTCATCCTTCCACTTTCCATCCCACGACGCTGTGGAACACTCAATGCTGTGGGATGCAGCCAATCAATCACTGTGTCCCCTTACAAATCCACGATAGACCATGAGGAAACAACACTAGTTTTTAATGAGTTCCTTAGACTCTTCAGGGCAGAACGATGGTGTGCTTCGCCCATCTGTGTTCTATTTTCTTGAGCAGGGGTAATGATGAGGTTGAAAACCCACTTAAATGTTAACTCCTACCCCtttttcctctgatttttttttcttctcttttttccttgtgtACAActctctttaagattttctttagAACTGAACTGTCACATGCTTGATTTCAGCCCCAGGGGTAagtttaatttggaaaatttgaGCTATGTCACTTGAGGTGTTTTTGAATTAAGCAAattgggagaaaagaaagacctTTTGCCTGGACTGTCTCGCTGGTTAATTATGAGATTCAGAGGCCCATAAGCTTTGGGGGAAAGTCTGCTGTAGGATGATTGCAGACTTCTCTCTATGACCTCAGAAATCCTCTGCGGTGTTGCCTCATTTTTAGGTAACAGGGAGGTGTGTAACATTTGGGATGTCGATTTGGACTCTAGCTGAGCTACGTCAAGCCCTAGAAATAGGAAAGGAGGCTTGTTTCCAAAGGTGTACCTCACTGCTTGTGCTGCGTTTTTAACATGACCTGACAATCTGTGGATTATTTCTCTGGGGAAATCTCAGCCCAAAATTTGGTTtccttttcctctaagagttaaAACTCAGCATAGGGGAATATACATTTCACACGAAAATGAAGAGTTCAGAATTGTTCAGACCAGAATAATGATTTTAATTGTCTTCAAAACAATTATGTTCAGTTATATTAAATCTCAAATTAGCTCGTACAAGAAGTTCTTCATTACATCAGGACTGGTCCACCCCAGACTCTCAGCCAGCGTAGGAGACAGTTGACAACAGGAGGGTCTGGACAGAGTACTTCTCCCTTCCTTTGCCCTTTTACTTCATTGGCAGCTACTGTACCTCATGATTTAAACATGGACATTTCTAATTAAATGTGAGCTCAGCTGCATTCTTGAACTAATTTATAACATTCAATTTGAAATGTAATAGCTTCAATCTTCATCTGATTAAAAACAGTCATATACTGTACATGGTTACTATTTTGATGCTCCAAGATGCAGTTTTTGTTTCTACATTCTCCTTCCTACACAGCTGTTCATCTAATATTATCcagtttttttaagtttttaaaatttttttggtaaCAGCATGCTCAGGCATTCTTATGAGGAAGAAGTGTTCATATTCTAGGATCTCACCGTTCTCAAAACAGAGACAGGATGTTTTCTACTAGGGTAACTGCTTCTCATGGAAactacattaaaataataatttaactaACTTTCTATGGGAAGAAGGGCAATGGAGAATATTCTAGTGATGTAGAATATAGTTAATATGTCTGTTCATGTATGCTTTATGTGCAGAAATCCTGAATAATATATTTCAAACGTTTTGATAACAGTTGGAAGCTTGCTTATTCCTTAAGGAAGGGGTTCTTAAAGTAGGGTCCAAAATTGGTGTTCAGGGAACTTATAAATAATGTTAGAGTCACTTGCAGTTTTTTATGATGTGcatttgtatatacatacatagctacacacacacataattttgcatataattttagTTTAAGAACTTctacctctcagttcagttcagttcagttgctcagtcatgtccgatgctttgtgaacccacgaactgcagcacaccaggcctccctgtccatcaccaactcccggagtccacccaaagccatgtccattgagtcggtgatgccatccaaccatttcatcctccgtcgtccccttctcctcctgtcctcaatctttcccagcatcagggtcttttcaaatgagacggctcttcgcatcagatggccaaagtattgcagtttcagcttcaacatcagtcctaccaatgaacacccaggactgatctcctttaggatggactggttggatctccttgcagtccaagggactctcaagagccttctccaacaccacagttcaaaagcatcaattcttcggtgctcagctttctttatagtccatctctcacatccatacatgaccactggaaaaaccatagccttaattagatggacttttgttggaaaagtaatttctctgcttcttaatattctgtctaggttggttataactttccttccaggagtaagcgtcttttactttcatggctgcaatcaccatctgcagtgattttggagccccccaaaataaagtcagctactgtttccactgtttccccttctatttcccatgaagtgatgggaccagatgccatgatctttattttctgaatgttgagctttaagccaactttttcactctcctctttcattttcatcaagaggctcttcagttcctcttcactttctgccataagggtggtgtcatctgcatatctgaggtgattgatatttcccctggcaatcttgattctagcttgtgcttcctctaccccagagtttctcatgatgtactctgcatataagttaaacaagcagggtgacaatatatagccttgacgtactccttttcctatgtggaaccagtctgttgttccatgtccagttctaactgttgcttcctaacctgcatacagatttctcaagaggcgggtcaagtggtctgatattcgcatctctttcagaattttccacagtttattgtgatccactcagtcaaaagctttggcatagtcaataaagcagaaatagatgcttttctggaactctcttgctttttccatgatccagcagatgttggcaatttgatctcttgttcctctgccttttctaaatccagcttgaacatctggaagttcacggttcatgtattgctgaagcctggcttggagaattttgagcattactttactagcgtgtgagatgagtgcaattgtgcggtagtttgagcattctttggcattgcctttctttgggattggaaggaaaactgaccttttccagtcctatggccactgctaagttttccaaatgtgctggcatattgagtgcagcactttcacagcatcatctttcaggatttgaaatagctcaactggagtgccatcacctccactagctttgttcgtagtgatgctttctaaggcccacttgacttcacattccaggatgtctggctctaggtaagtgattatactatcgtgattatct belongs to Capra hircus breed San Clemente chromosome 2, ASM170441v1, whole genome shotgun sequence and includes:
- the LOC102185228 gene encoding formiminotransferase N-terminal subdomain-containing protein isoform X2, encoding MSSCRVGLRLAACLLNISEARKKYVVENIAKAALLERNGQRHPEVSVLNIFSDPEYNRSVITIAASIDELGNSVLAACLEAFQSIDMEIQEGIHPCLGAVDLIPIYPLSGVGVEECGAVARSLAENLVLSVPGCSVFLFGEADLPEKRPLVQRRKQLGWFTRRDFSTLKPDLGPAPARRCGLTGPRISLFFFLPHPSRLC